Proteins from a single region of Pseudomonas phenolilytica:
- the cysD gene encoding sulfate adenylyltransferase subunit CysD yields the protein MVDKLTHLKQLEAESIHIIREVAAEFDNPVMLYSIGKDSAVMLHLARKAFYPGKLPFPVMHVDTRWKFQEMYRFRERMVAEMGLELITHINPDGIAQDINPFTHGSAKHTDVMKTEGLKQALDKYGFDAAFGGARRDEEKSRAKERVYSFRDSKHRWDPKNQRPELWNVYNGKVKKGESIRVFPLSNWTELDIWQYIYLEQIPIVPLYFAAEREVIEKNGTLIMIDDERILEHLSDDEKSRITKKMVRFRTLGCYPLTGAVESTATTLPEIIQEMLLTRTSERQGRVIDHDQAGSMEEKKRQGYF from the coding sequence ATGGTCGACAAACTGACGCATCTGAAACAGCTGGAGGCGGAAAGCATCCACATCATCCGTGAGGTTGCCGCGGAGTTCGACAACCCGGTGATGCTCTATTCCATCGGCAAGGATTCGGCCGTGATGCTGCACTTGGCGCGCAAGGCCTTCTACCCCGGCAAGCTGCCCTTTCCGGTAATGCATGTCGATACGCGTTGGAAGTTCCAGGAGATGTACCGCTTCCGCGAGCGGATGGTTGCAGAGATGGGGCTGGAGCTGATCACCCACATCAACCCGGATGGCATCGCCCAGGACATCAACCCGTTCACTCACGGTAGCGCCAAGCACACTGACGTGATGAAGACCGAGGGGCTCAAGCAGGCGCTGGACAAGTATGGTTTCGATGCGGCCTTCGGTGGTGCGCGCCGCGACGAAGAAAAGTCCCGCGCCAAGGAGCGCGTCTATTCCTTCCGCGACAGCAAGCATCGCTGGGATCCGAAGAACCAGCGTCCCGAGCTGTGGAACGTATACAACGGCAAGGTCAAGAAGGGCGAGTCGATCCGCGTGTTCCCGTTGTCCAACTGGACCGAATTGGACATCTGGCAATACATCTATCTTGAGCAGATCCCAATCGTGCCGTTGTACTTCGCCGCCGAACGCGAGGTGATCGAAAAGAACGGCACGCTGATCATGATCGACGACGAGCGCATCCTCGAGCACCTGTCCGATGACGAGAAGTCACGCATCACCAAGAAGATGGTGCGTTTCCGCACCCTCGGCTGCTACCCGCTGACCGGCGCCGTGGAATCGACCGCCACCACGCTGCCGGAAATCATCCAGGAGATGCTCCTGACCCGTACTTCCGAGCGCCAGGGCCGCGTGATCGACCACGATCAGGCCGGCTCGATGGAAGAAAAGAAACGCCAGGGCTACTTCTAA
- the cysN gene encoding sulfate adenylyltransferase subunit CysN produces MSHQSDLISEDILAYLAQHERKELLRFLTCGNVDDGKSTLIGRLLHDSKMIYEDHMEAITKDSKKVGTTGDDVDLALLVDGLQAEREQGITIDVAYRYFSTAKRKFIIADTPGHEQYTRNMATGASTCDLAIILVDARYGVQTQTRRHSYIASLLGIKHIVVAINKMDLMNFDQAVFERIKDDYLAFAERIGLQPTSLFFVPMSALKGDNVVNRSERAPWYDGQSLMEILESVEIAGDRNFDDLRFPVQYVNRPNLNFRGFAGTLASGIVRKGDEIAVLPSGKTSRIKSIVTFDGELEQATPGEAITLTLEDEIDVSRGDMLVHADNRPRIADSFDAMLVWMGEEPMLPGKKYDIKRATSYVPGSIASIIHSVDVNTLERAAASSLQLNEIGKVRVSLDAPIALDGYAQNRTTGAFIVIDRLTNGTVGAGMIIADPVAHGAGGHHGTLAHVSTEERATRFGQQPATVLFSGLSGAGKSTLAYAVERKLFDMGRAVYVLDGQNLRHDLNKGLPQDRAGRTENWRRAAHVAKQFNEAGLLTLAAFVAPDAEGREQAKALIGADRLITVYVQASPQTCRQRDPQGLYAAGDDNIPGESFPYDVPLNADLVVDTETATVEEGATQVIQMLRERGAI; encoded by the coding sequence ATGTCTCACCAATCCGATCTGATCAGCGAGGACATCCTCGCGTACCTGGCCCAGCACGAGCGCAAGGAGCTGCTGCGCTTCCTCACCTGCGGCAACGTCGACGATGGCAAGAGCACCCTGATCGGGCGTCTGCTGCACGACTCCAAGATGATCTACGAAGATCACATGGAGGCCATCACCAAGGACTCCAAGAAGGTCGGCACCACCGGCGACGACGTCGACCTGGCACTGCTGGTCGATGGCCTGCAGGCCGAGCGCGAGCAGGGCATCACCATCGATGTCGCCTACCGCTATTTCAGCACTGCCAAACGCAAGTTCATCATCGCCGACACCCCCGGCCACGAGCAGTACACCCGCAACATGGCTACCGGCGCATCCACTTGCGACCTGGCGATCATCTTGGTGGACGCCCGCTACGGTGTGCAGACGCAGACGCGCCGCCACAGCTATATCGCCTCGCTGCTGGGCATCAAGCACATCGTTGTGGCCATCAACAAGATGGATTTGATGAACTTCGATCAGGCCGTATTCGAGCGCATCAAGGACGACTACCTGGCGTTCGCCGAGCGCATCGGGCTGCAGCCGACCTCGCTGTTCTTCGTGCCGATGTCGGCGCTCAAGGGCGACAACGTGGTCAACCGTAGCGAACGCGCCCCGTGGTACGACGGCCAGTCGCTGATGGAGATTCTCGAAAGTGTCGAGATCGCCGGCGATCGCAATTTCGACGACCTGCGTTTTCCCGTGCAGTACGTCAACCGGCCCAACCTGAACTTCCGCGGTTTCGCCGGCACCCTGGCCAGCGGCATCGTGCGTAAGGGCGACGAGATCGCTGTGCTGCCGTCCGGCAAGACCAGCAGAATCAAGTCCATCGTCACGTTCGACGGTGAGCTGGAGCAGGCCACGCCGGGCGAGGCCATTACTCTGACGCTGGAAGACGAGATCGACGTCTCGCGCGGCGACATGCTGGTGCATGCCGACAACCGCCCGCGTATTGCCGACAGCTTCGACGCCATGCTGGTGTGGATGGGCGAGGAGCCGATGCTGCCGGGCAAGAAATACGATATCAAGCGCGCTACCAGTTACGTGCCGGGTTCGATCGCCAGCATCATCCACAGCGTGGACGTGAACACGCTGGAGCGAGCTGCGGCGAGCAGCCTGCAGCTCAACGAGATTGGCAAGGTCCGGGTCAGCCTGGATGCGCCCATCGCGCTGGATGGCTACGCGCAGAACCGCACCACGGGTGCCTTCATCGTCATCGACCGGCTGACCAACGGTACCGTCGGCGCCGGCATGATCATCGCCGATCCGGTGGCTCACGGCGCCGGTGGCCACCACGGCACGCTGGCCCACGTCTCCACCGAGGAGCGAGCGACGCGTTTCGGCCAGCAACCAGCCACCGTGCTGTTCAGCGGCCTGTCCGGGGCCGGCAAGAGCACCTTGGCTTATGCCGTGGAGCGCAAACTGTTCGACATGGGGCGGGCCGTGTATGTGCTTGATGGTCAGAACCTGCGGCACGACCTGAACAAAGGACTGCCGCAGGATCGTGCCGGTCGCACCGAGAACTGGCGCCGCGCCGCACACGTGGCTAAGCAGTTCAACGAGGCCGGACTGCTGACGCTCGCCGCCTTCGTCGCTCCAGATGCCGAGGGCCGCGAGCAGGCCAAGGCCCTTATCGGCGCTGATCGGCTGATAACCGTGTATGTGCAGGCATCGCCGCAGACCTGCCGCCAGCGCGACCCGCAGGGGCTGTACGCGGCCGGCGATGACAACATCCCGGGTGAGTCCTTCCCCTACGATGTACCGCTGAATGCGGACCTGGTGGTCGATACCGAAACCGCGACGGTGGAAGAAGGCGCAACGCAGGTGATCCAGATGCTGCGTGAGCGCGGGGCGATCTAA